In the Arachis ipaensis cultivar K30076 chromosome B04, Araip1.1, whole genome shotgun sequence genome, gctatttttcatccgagacgagaaatctgacaattgattagtcgtgcagaaatcgtagaggaccattttcactgagaggatcctacagcttgccatggaagggagcacgcatggttggaagaaggcaataggaaagtagaggttcaggagcaacaaagcatctccagacgcttatctgaaattcccaccaatgaattacataagtaactttattttattttatttatcttttaattatcaaaacctcataacaaCCATtagaatccacctgactgagatttacaaggatgaccatagcttgcttcaagccgacaatctctgtgggatcgacccttactcacgtaaggtttattacttggacgacccagtgcacttgctggttagttgcaccggagttgtgaaaagtgtgaatcacaatttcatgcatcaCCGGGAaaacccaagaaactcctaaccTCAATCACCGTAGTCGGTTTCTCCCATTCCATCACAGCCTCCACTTTCGAAGGGCCCACCACTATTCCGTCCTTACTCACCATGTGACCTAAGAACATCACTTCTtctttccaaaactcacacttcgaCAACTCGGCATACAATTTTCGCTCCTTCAGGATTTACAACACAATTCttaagtgttcttcatgtttttCTGCCGTCTTTGAGTAAACTAGAATGTCGTCTATCAACaccaccacgaatttgtccaaaaagggacgaaatacgctgttcatgtaatccatgaacatAGCAGGTGCattcgtcaacccaaaagacatcactACAAACTCGTAGTGTTCATAGCGCGTTCTAAATGCAATTTTCGAAATGTCATCCtccttcacccttatctgatggtaaccaGTTCTTAAATCAATCTTAGAAAATACCCCAGCTCCTTGCAATTAATCTGATAAGTCATCTATCCTAGGCAATGGGTTcttgttcttcacagtcactttgtttaactgtcggtaatctacgcaaagttgcattcctccatctttcttctttaccaatgAAAGTTGTGCTCCCCATGGAGATACACTCAGTCGAATGAACCTgttgttcagaagctcttccaatTGAGTCTTTAATTCAACCAGCTCTATCAGAGCCATCCGATATGGTGCAATTGACACTGGTCCAGCTCCTGACACCAAATCAATTGCAAATTCAATCTCTCTTTGAGGTGGAAATTTAGGAATATCCTTAGAAAAAACTTCAAGAAAGTCTCTAACCACTGGAATTTGGTCCAACCTCTACTCATCACCTAACGCATTCGTAGCCAACAAtatataaccctgacactcttCTCTACTATAGTTCACTAAAACAGAGTTCAGATAATAACCTTCAGCTACCACAGCTCTTCTTTCTCCTTTCGGTATAAACCGAATAGATCGTTCAAAGCAATCTAACAAAACCCGATTCTTGGACATCCAATCAAACTCCAAAATCATCTGCAACCCATCCATTGTCAAACAGATTAAGTCATGAAAAATTCTCTATTctcaagcttgaaacctacttccctacaacctgacctagtcaCAACCGTCTGAGACGGGGTATGCACATGCAAGTCAAATGATAACTCTGACACTTTCAATCCTAGTTCCTCAACCTTATCAAATGAAATAATTGAATGTGAAGCTCCAGTATCATACAGTGCAACCAATATTTTATCACCAATTAAACAGTTACCTCTCATCAGAGGATCTGCCTTAGCAGCATCATTGGCGTTCACAGTAAATACTCTCCCTTGTTGTTGATTCCGACCCGCATTCGGGTTCATTCCATGAGTACAATCTCTTTCCATGTGACCAGGCAATCCGCAATTGAAGCAACCACCTATACCCAGTTTGCACGAGTCATTCAGATGAAAACATCCACAACGATCACAAGTTAAATCCGGAGAAACCTTACTCTAATTTCCTCTCCCTTTGGCATGCTGGTACTGGTCATAGTTATTTCTCGTAAAGCCTCCTTGAGCTTGAGGTACATGTCCTCCTCTCCTGAAGTTCTAAGCTCTTGGTTGAAAGTACTTGCTACGTCCACGGTTAATGTTTCCTCCATGAATGTCTCTTGACGATGCTACTTTCTTTGCACACTCTTCAACTACCCTCACCTTGTTCACAAGCTCAGAAAAGTTCCGAATCTCCAAAGTAGCCACAGCAGTCATAATAGTAACCATCAAGCCACCTTGGTATTTAATACATTTTCAACTCTCATAGGACTCCGGGGCACCTTGACACACCGTAGAAAACCTACAAAGCTCCTCAAACTGACTAGTGTAATCCACCACAGACAAAgagccttgcttcagctgcataagctccAACTCCCTCGCCTCTCTGACTGATTCAGGAAAATATTTCTTGTAGAAGGCCGTCTGGAATACATCCCAAGGAATGTCGTCGTTCTGAAGCTGTAGTAAGCGGCATTCTCCTTGCCACCAGTGCTAAGCCTCTCGTAAGAGTTGATACGCAGCAAACTCTACAAACTGGTTGTTCGAAACATGCTGGGCTTGTAGCGCACACTTCATATCCTGGAACCAATTATCCACTTCAGTAGGGTTGGTCAAACCTCTAAAAGTCGgtggatgaaccttgagaaaTGAAACCAAGGTCATCGGAGCACCTCCCAAATCATTACCATTTCCGTCCCCATTATCATTCCCATTTTCATTACCGTTTCCGTTTCTCGTTGGTTGACCTAACCTTTGCACAGCTTGCAAAGTCGCACCGGCATTCGCCTCCATGGTATTAGAAAGATTAGCCATCGCCGCCATGAACTCGACATGTTAACGGAAGGTTGTTCATTTCCAATTTCTTCTGAGTAGCCATTAGGATTCCTGTCTAGACCAAACAATCGATACAAAGGTGATCAGTCTCattatcaaaagcctagtgcttcaattatcccaaaaaagcactcacaaacaagcatgccaTGCAATATCAagcagataacctaaatagcatcaaagaaaaagacacagagtatgcaatgaagcataatcagtccatccctcaggctcacgaggacgaaccactctgataccactaaatgtaacaccccaattaccctaagcctaACCTcacatcgtaaagcaaaggttaatcaacgGTTACGATAATTCTAatgcttatacatatttatatatataaagaaataataattctagaagcccgatgaagaaataagctcaaaaacagagtttcaaaagcacaAAATATTCACACGAAGCTACACTAATCGAGGCATAAGATATACATATAAATATCAAgacatatatatagatatatcaaAGTATAATAGTCATAAGGATCTAGCTGCCGCCCTCGGAGTTTAAGTCGGCTAGTTATATACAaacatacagagttttgaaaaGCGCAGTAGCTTATACAATATTTCTctcaaaataagtctctaaggcaaagataaatacaaaagtgagagatctaATCACAATAAATCAAAATACTTCAAAACATAGTaaggatcctccgctctgtcaccatcaaagcaactcaccgaggtagattgcaacctgcatctgaaaaataacaacagaatatggtatgagaatcggaggttctcagtatggtaacagtgcccagtgatgtaagatatgaGACTCCGGGATGGCacaggcaatcctagaacttcatatccatcacaagattcggTCTTAAAACATAAGTACATTTAAAACCATTACTTAAAACCATAGAGAAAAATAAGGGGTTCTAACTTAGTGGATTTCTAATCTAAAATTCCCCGCTATCCCACAACCTTCGCCTGCCTaaccgccatgcgatcccatcgccaccgcattccgaacctcctcaatcctagtagaaaACAAAGATAATAATGATGCAAGTAAAGCAAAAGTAttgccacacacacacacacacacacacacacNNNNNNNNNNNNNNNNNNNNNNNNNAGTTTTTCTAAAAGAACacagccctcaaaacctcaactaatccgcttcctccaagttccagtattcacaatttcgagctccaattatttattttcaacctaatacacattcataacacacatacacacacacacacacacacacacacacacacacacacacacacacacacacacacacacacacatatcaaGTAATTCAATAAGAATTTAGGCATGTTAAGCACTTAGGCAAAcaatacaagtcggcaaagcaaacaaacaaatagaTTAtccacatgatgaatgcctatcctatttggctgtgatatcacattgtcggttcaactgccaaccggacacatctccatggagatgtcgcccttcggtctTATAatggaacccccgagatatcgtGCCTGGAACACGGTCcaggatatagtgcctgcacactctagtgatttCAAAGGGATGTgagtgggatactcttgccacggacctcacatctcaatgtaagcgGGACTAACCACCGCCGTTACGCCACCGCCacgacctcgacaagcgggattaaccaccgtccttgccaagtgcatagcgtctcaacaatctcatGTTAAAAATATTACATCAGTGGTTTTAGAAATCATTTATTTCAGTACTCAGTAGTTCACCACCTCCACAATTTGTACCATCAATCATCAATACAATGCTCCGCCATCTCACCCAACCAAATCCATCCTCAGTACTCCAAAACCTAAGACTCCATTTTCTAAATTGATATGGAAATTCACTAAAATAATTCACTAACTTATATTTAACGATATTAGAACCTATATATTTGATAATTCTCTAAATCAGCCTTTGAAATGATTTTAGAAAGTGGGAAAACCTTTGAAAACATAGAAAAATCATGTTTCATGAAAACATGGGTCTCCCATACGCAAGCCCCTGCATCGCATACGCATGTTGTTGAAAAAAGGGTGGTCGCATACGCAACTCCCTGCTCGCGTTGCGTGTTAAAGTTCGTGTATGCAATGGTTCATTTTTGAATAGTTCGTGTACGCGTGCAGTGTCCGCGTATGCGAGATGCCCAATCCGAATGGTTTGGTCGTGTCGCGTGCACTGTGTCACGTATGCAAGCAGTGTTCACGTACGTGAGTCACCCAACCCGAATGGTTTGGTCACGTCGCGTGCACCCTGTCATGTACGCAGCCTACACCTAACTTAGAAAAATTTCAAATCTTGCAGAATTTAGTTTTTGGCACCAAACTTTAAACagtcataacttcctctataaaaATCTATTTCCTTcaaaatttatatcaatttaaagctctTAAAGcaatctttaatttaaaataaagtttatttaatttcaagctttgaggctcaagttatgatccatcaaagtttaccaaaaactggtttttaccaaaaataaCAAGGTTCTCAACTTTCCAAaattcacaaccaaaaccaaatcaaaaaCCACACCAACTCCAATTCACATCATATCTTACCATTTGTGTCATAATTCGTCACTTATATTATATAATTCTCAACCCCAAATATCAATTTTATCACGCTAAAACCATTTCTCAACTAACAaactcatcaatcatcattcTATCACTACAAATCATAATAATCAACCTCATTCAACCTTAATTTCAATATTCAACATCATTTATCCACATTAATACCACAATTCatcaaaataaccaaaatcatcaaatcatcatacatcatcattcaacaaattcaacaaccaattcaatctaaacctatcctatgggtcactagcctaagcgtccagaaacattatatattacatagagaaaaatgaaaccataccttggccaattcacAATATTTTAAAAACCAAAGATTGAGTCCAAACAATCTTCCAATAACCAACAATTCACCAACTAACATTCCAAGCTCCAAAACAACTCCAACAAGTGCAAGAACTTAACTAAACCGATATAAATTACCATAAATCAATATCTAGGGTTTCTAATTACAAAAATTCATAAGGTAAAGAGTTTTATTACCTTTCTTGATGGTGTTTGGGGCACAAACCACCAATAGCCCAACCATAGAGACCACTTAATCAATCGAAACATAAAAACTGACTGAAAACCAAAacctaaaaatttgaatttcttcgGGCAGAGAggagataaaattttgaaatcttaCCAATAAAGGTTAGATAGAATTAACGGGCTCGgcaagagcttcgcgtagccgcAGACACCACgtgaatcggagcaccgtagctcgagatatgaTGGATTGCAGTGAGATGTGAATAGTAACTTTTCTCTATTCTTATCCTCTTCACTTCAGTCACTCCACccttgtgtgtgtgtgtttgtggcTGAGGGTCTCATTAATTGAGTGTTATATATGTTGGTCTTGGGTCCAACTTGGGcccagtccaacccgttagcgtttttggtaCGTTTGGCCCAATTTTAGGCCAAACCTTTAGAATTAATTCTCggttttcaattttaaatattttcctaaggttttctactatttttaattattctcacaCAGTACCAAACAGACTTAAGCCGGTACTACTGGTTAATTTACCAGTTCACATTTTTGTGCAGTTTTTTGCAGAAAATTATAGTTTCCAACTCAAAAAATCTAATGAGTCTAAATTTCTAAAttaacattctaaatttttggatcctattttgggcaattaatttaattaattaagcggttaattagtcgcggttcttacaagtaccaaaatctactctaaaatccaaccaagcattttatcaaacacttgaaaggcacaaAAAAAAGTATGGTAAAtagcaagaattaataaaatctaacaaataccaattgcaagaaattaacaataacaactcaattaaggattaataaacatgaaaacataaatgacattaaataaaaatcaaaattaacaagagtgcatgaacataaaagtaacaaaataaagggaATAGCAAATAAAACTAAGAGAACAAGATGtaagaacaataaattgcaaggaaaataaatcaAAGCAACAATTAAAGTCTAACCATAAGAggaatctaacctaattctaccgtaattctagagagaagagagagcttctctctctagaatatgacctaaagcatgttcctaactatcctaattgctctccctttgtttcctcttgaattctgcttgaaatagctttagaaatgagttgaattaggcttctgtagcccCAGAAGTTGCCCCCAGCGTGTTTCATTAAGTTGGTCATGTgctgccatgcgtacgcgtgatattGCGATTTTCTAGACATGCGTACGCCTCGTATGACAGATTTCTAaaactttatttcttcatgaattctcctcttttacttgctttttcttcattccttcaatccaatctttgccttctaagcttgaaattactcaacacacatatcaaggcaatgaatgaaaataaagtaaattaaattatcaattttaggacctaaaaagcatgtttttaatcattaagcacaatttagggagaattacaaaaccatgctatttcattgaataaatgtggaaaaatttgataaaatccaccaaatttaatacaagataaaccataaaattgtggtttatcaatggCTGAGAGATTAAATTCAAAGTTACAAAAAATCGGTAATCGAAAAACTCGAAAATGGATTAAAATATAAGTaacattttgaaagaaaaaagttAAGAGTTTCAGTTTTGGTATAAGAGAAAgattagtaattaaattttatttttgaagggtATCGAGGTTAAATTTATAATTACATAGTTTTCGGGTATTTAGGTAATAAATAAAGTACAGGGGTAAAatggatattttataaaagtttaggGTTAGTTGTATAAATATTGAGGTAAGTGAggtttcaaatataattttatgaaaatgttgggttaaaaaaaatatttaaaatttgaggtTTAAAACGTAGATAATAAGAGTTTAAGAATAAAAGCTTTACGAAGCTGACTTTTTTAAGAAtagatataaatattttttatttacaatttaaattaacttatttatattattgttatcATTTTATTAAGAATATTTAAGTTAGAGAAGAGCAAACAGAAGAACTCTTAAAAGCTTTAGAGGATAGTTAATTTAAGAATCTTATAATTCTTTTCTCATAAGACATTAGAGAAAGGTGAGGGAAGAATGTGAAGTTGaattatgataaaaaaattaaaagattgaagaaaagaagagagaaagaaaagaagtaagaaaataaaagagaaagatgagaaagaaaagaaatgaaaaagaacaaaaacagaAGGATGTATTAAGTAAATGAATCTCTGTCGTAGGAGAACAGAGAGCAGTGACTGAAAAGATTTTAATGAACGTCTGCCATAGGAGAGTAGATAGAAAAGAAGCTATTAATTAAAGGGATCTCTGTCGCAGTAGAATAGAGAGCAAATATTAAAAAGGAATTGAGTGCTGTTTAGGTCTTAGTGCCAAATGTCTAGTGGGAACGGCGATGCGTATACGTAACACTCACTTGATACTACAAGGACGGCTCTGTGGGGACGGCGATATGTAACACTTACTGGAGACCGAAAGAAAGGTTCCTCATAAGGAAGGTGATACATAACGCTCGTGGAGAGAACGTTGGCTGAGATAGGGATGGCGATACGTAACGCTAATCTCAGGACCAGTGTCGGGAATCGGACAAGAAACCTACACATGAGCCCATGGCctgtataggactagacatgcatcgtACTTGTTTGCAAATATTTCTGTGTTGTGAAATTCTGTGAATGTATCTGTGTGCCTTTTCGTTAATTGACTTCTGTGTGAATTGCTTGTCATGGTTTGTTGAAGTTTGTGTGTGTTCTATGGTGTGTTGCTATTGGctaaggaataaaagaaaatgaaCCTAATTatcaaccccgaccctactaagaactctccagttcttacccctttctttttccccttcagatggaaacaGGACCCACAGAAGGATATGAAGGTGATAGAGATCTCGTCTTTTGCCTGCAATGATTGATCAGGGACAGTAAGAGTTGGTAGCGTATTTTGGGTGGTGCCTTCAGCTTAGCGTAGAAATTTTTGTTTAGTCTCTCACTTTTGGATAGATCCACTGAGAGATTAGGATTTGTAAAAACTGGTTAGGTTAGTTCGGGTTTCAGATTAGAGGCTTCCTTTCTAAGCCAGGGCCTCGAAACGTTATATACATGTATGTACGTATAAGTGTATATAGAAATAAGCGGTATAAGTTGGTACACTGACTTGACTTCTGTATGACTCTTGTTTATAATGTTTGTGATGTACATTATTATATTTATCTTACTTGCTGCTTTATTCATTGATTTTCTGTAATTCTATATGTGAATGTTTAAGTTTTGCGAAATCCGCCATTTTGTTCAAAGATTTTTACGTATAAAAGAAAAAGTTTTCCAAAAAAAATCAATCGCATGCTAACACGACTATAGGCTTAATAATCAATAATAGTTATGTTTAGGAACGCAAGTTTGTAGTGCTCAATTTTCAATGtgatcatgacgtactggaaattgggtcgttacaaatttCGCCCTCTAATATTTTGAATATCATTTTAAAATGACTTGGGACTTTGTCAGCTCGGTGCACCCGTGGACATTTTAACTTGACCCGTCCGATTTTCAATAAGTGTATCTAGTTTTTATATGGGTACGATCTTTGGTTCAAATCGAACTGTCTAGACTacttattttttggttttttatttggACCAGTCGATCCAATTCAGTTTTGATAATAGTActttaaagtaaaaaaattgataaagtgATAAAATGATGAGTTAATTACTTTTAAATTAAAATGGTGGAACAAATATTTTGTAGATATTATAAAATGATTAACTCCTCACTTtactattttatcaattttttcacTTTGAATGATCTAAATTCTAACAATTCTAACANNNNNNNNNNNNNNNNNNNNNNNNNNNNNNNNNNNNNNNGCACAAATTTATATTACttacaaaaatatctttaaagatATGAACAACAAATAAGATCCTGAATAATTTGAAAACTAGACAAAGATAACTAAAACGATATTatattttttaggattatttaaatgaataatttaaatattttatttacatgTATAGATAATTTGGATACAATTTATCATTATGTGTCTTATTTCTTATTTTGTTTACATTATAAATGAATTAATTATGATCTTATTCTATTTACACTATAAATGTGATaagatataaaatttaaataaataaaacaagtaTAAACAGAATATGTTTAGAAGTTCAGTCTAAGCATATTTCATTTATACTGTAAACAAGATATGAAAAAAGTCAACATAGATAGAATATAAATGAgataacaaaaatgaaaaattaatagAAACTGGATCCAAATAGATGAGATAACAAAGCGCATCATCACAAATAGTTTCATCAATAACCAAGTAAATTCTTTTCTAGTATTACATCAATAGGATATTGATGTCTTCAACATCATTGGAAGATCACAATACTATTGTCACAAATGCCAATGCTCTTCTGCAGTATGTAaacggatttttttttttttacatataccAAGGACTACATTTACCATTGCCCATTACACTGAGGTAATACTCTTcaattttttgaataataataatacatatttATAAACCTAACTAACCCAAATTCTGATCACAACAAAACCATCAAGTTCACGAGCAGTTTGTGTCATAGCTCCCTAGTCCCAACAACTCCAGACCTTCCAACCTAGAGTTATTCTcaaagagttaatagtcaaaattgtCTTCGAAAGATATCTCGATCTCTATTTTAgtccttgaaaaaaaaattaatcaaattaatttccaaatgattttttttaatcacaTTCATCCCTCCGTTAGTTTCTTGACACTGCCGTTAATATGGAACGTGAAGTGACAGCACATCATAGTAAACGGTGTTCTCATTTATTCTCATTCATCCCCAAAAACAAGCGTTCTCATTCGTTCTTCTTCTCGCACCTCCATCTGATAGAGAAGCCTCCGTTGCTATTGCACAGTCGAAGCCAGCCCTGCACATGATTCTCATTACTCCGTCGCTCTCTTAGTCATCTTCTCCTTTTCTCACTCACGCATCGGGGAAGAAGGCTAAGCCAGGAATTGAGTTTCGTGACCCAATCGCCTTCtcctttttctatttttgttgtgCTCAAATACCATCATCCATCTACCTCTATGAAACAAAAAATAATCCACACTAAAACAAATCTCcctattcaaaattcaaattaatttttctcATGAAAATAATTACACTAAAAATTACAACAGAACAAAAGCAAAACTACCAACTTCAAATTAAAAACTAACATAGGTTTGCATTTGAAAAAAATCACAATAAATTCCACAAATAAAAACAGAAAGATAAAGGGTAAAGGGTGATTCACCATAAAAAAACCCAATTGATCAAGAAATCTCATTGTCCTTTTGACAACCCACGGGGGAAAGACACGCATGAATAGCGGATGAGAAAGCGAGCCACCCATAAAGAGTTGCAATTGAGCCGAAGAAAATAAAGCAcccaaagaagaaaa is a window encoding:
- the LOC107636564 gene encoding uncharacterized protein LOC107636564, whose product is MAAMANLSNTMEANAGATLQAVQRLGQPTRNGNGNENGNDNGDGNGNDLGGAPMTLVSFLKTAFYKKYFPESVREARELELMQLKQGSLSVVDYTSQFEELCRFSTIRNFSELVNKVRVVEECAKKVASSRDIHGGNINRGRGCFNCGLPGHMERDCTHGMNPNAGRNQQQGRVFTVNANDAAKADPLMRGNCLIGDKILVALYDTGASHSIISFDKVEELGLKVSELSFDLHVHTPSQTMILEFDWMSKNRVLLDCFERSIRFIPKGERRAVVAEGAGPVSIAPYRMALIELVELKTQLEELLNNRFIRLSVSPWGAQLSLIRVKEDDISKIAFRTRYEHYEFVVMSFGLTNAPAMFMDYMNSERKLYAELSKCEFWKEEVMFLGHMVSKDGIVVGPSKVEAVMEWEKPTTVIEVRSFLGFPGDA